A window of Deinococcus fonticola contains these coding sequences:
- a CDS encoding transposase yields MKIRQFTQDRIINLLQEGKKGEKPVEDPCRDFGCSTASYYAWKKRYGDINHDEARRLLGQNGLA; encoded by the coding sequence ATGAAAATCCGTCAGTTTACCCAAGACCGGATCATCAACCTCCTCCAAGAAGGCAAAAAGGGCGAGAAGCCTGTCGAAGACCCTTGCCGCGACTTCGGGTGCAGCACCGCGTCCTACTACGCCTGGAAGAAGAGGTACGGCGACATCAACCACGACGAAGCCCGCAGGCTTCTTGGCCAGAACGGACTCGCTTGA
- a CDS encoding transposase, translating to MTTKTILGDVPRLYQNVRPFLSALSWNDVRNADTCAWLVAGCLESRICSIPAWVSGRISKAQFAQSREIQARRFLENPKVDPFEIYAPLVFQALRHWGEHRLVLALDTSMLFGTFCLIRFAVTFRGRSLPLHQEVIQHESAQVSTRQLLPVLARVKGLLDALGIHDVRLLADRGFCDSELMDWLWACKWHYRIRIKSNLILADLAGQRLCKLDDIRLRPRETRCFHNVAITGQAFGPVHVAVARPTDVQEQWQVVSSEPTDLETFAEYGERFQIEEGFLDDKSGLHGLESSKLRDVTSLNRLVMVLALATLFLVTKGVQIVTEGKRRMVDAHWQRGLSYLKIGERAMRWALSRGLEVFTHLALPGGPDPEPLGKRKKKCSDPITLLEVGWTLVLRPLS from the coding sequence ATGACGACAAAAACGATCCTCGGGGACGTCCCCCGACTCTACCAGAATGTCCGACCCTTCCTCAGCGCCCTCTCCTGGAACGATGTCCGCAATGCGGACACCTGTGCCTGGCTCGTCGCAGGGTGCTTGGAAAGCCGAATCTGCTCCATCCCCGCGTGGGTGAGCGGGCGAATCTCAAAAGCGCAGTTCGCGCAAAGCCGAGAGATTCAGGCCCGCAGGTTTCTGGAGAACCCGAAGGTTGATCCCTTCGAGATCTATGCGCCGCTGGTCTTCCAAGCCCTTCGTCACTGGGGCGAGCACCGCCTGGTGCTCGCTCTGGACACCAGTATGCTCTTTGGGACATTCTGCCTGATTCGCTTTGCTGTCACTTTCAGGGGACGATCTCTTCCACTGCATCAGGAAGTCATCCAGCACGAGAGCGCCCAGGTTTCGACCCGACAACTTCTCCCTGTGCTCGCCCGTGTCAAAGGCCTCCTCGATGCGTTGGGCATCCATGACGTTCGGCTCCTTGCTGATCGAGGTTTTTGCGACAGTGAACTCATGGATTGGCTCTGGGCCTGCAAATGGCACTACCGCATCCGTATCAAGTCGAACCTGATCCTCGCTGACCTTGCAGGTCAGCGCCTGTGCAAGCTCGACGACATTCGACTCCGCCCCAGGGAAACACGCTGTTTCCACAACGTCGCCATCACCGGGCAGGCGTTTGGCCCAGTCCATGTCGCGGTCGCTCGACCCACAGACGTTCAGGAGCAGTGGCAGGTCGTGAGCAGCGAGCCGACAGACCTGGAAACGTTCGCTGAGTACGGCGAACGCTTCCAAATCGAAGAGGGCTTCCTGGACGATAAAAGTGGTCTCCACGGGCTGGAATCCTCGAAGCTCCGTGATGTCACGAGCCTGAACAGGCTCGTCATGGTTCTGGCGCTGGCCACGCTCTTTCTCGTCACCAAGGGTGTACAGATCGTCACGGAAGGGAAACGGCGAATGGTCGACGCGCATTGGCAACGTGGGCTGAGTTATCTCAAGATTGGGGAACGGGCCATGCGCTGGGCACTCAGTCGCGGCCTCGAAGTGTTTACCCACCTGGCACTGCCAGGTGGGCCAGATCCAGAACCTCTGGGCAAACGGAAGAAGAAATGCTCTGACCCCATTACGTTGCTGGAAGTCGGCTGGACGCTGGTTTTACGCCCTCTCTCATAA